From a single Arachis hypogaea cultivar Tifrunner chromosome 3, arahy.Tifrunner.gnm2.J5K5, whole genome shotgun sequence genomic region:
- the LOC112777000 gene encoding uncharacterized protein, with the protein MLDSDLLLLTGYTTQLFCVFVRDHQRHTIIIMGRSPCCSKEGLNRGAWTAQEDKILRDYISLHGQGKWRNLPQRAGLKRCGKSCRLRWLNYLRPDIKRGNISEDEEELIIRLHKLLGNRWSLIAGRLPGRTDNEIKNYWNTNLGKRVRDLQTISSASSQQPNETNNNIQKPTTMPPTTNKVVSTTTPSLSPLNDSHSLLVRTKASKCSKSLFLDHSSTTTTSLQQNKTSSNNNNNNDNSHELDETAADHVLLPPPGLLLPSNGDNNNTMVMMMMEMGTNSEEYKEISTTELLLDFDVGDICLHSLLNSDFEDICDFGYNNSNSNCEDLFGFSPPEQMQLDSSDEVLKEATVPSNFPDETNNIVQNIQFL; encoded by the exons ATGTTAGATAGTGATCTCTTATTACTCACAGGTTACACAACACAACTTTTTTGTGTATTTGTGAGAGATCATCAAAgacatacaataataataatgggaaGAAGCCCTTGTTGCTCAAAGGAGGGTTTGAACCGCGGTGCCtggacagctcaagaagacaaaATCCTCAGAGATTATATCAGTCTCCATGGCCAAGGAAAATGGAGGAACCTTCCTCAAAGAGCAG GGTTGAAACGTTGTGGGAAAAGTTGCAGGCTTCGATGGTTAAATTATCTGAGGCCAGATATTAAAAGAGGAAACATatcagaagatgaagaagaacttATCATAAGACTTCACAAGCTACTTGGAAACAG ATGGTCACTTATAGCCGGGAGGCTTCCAGGAAGAACAGACAATGAGATCAAGAATTATTGGAACACAAATTTAGGCAAAAGAGTTAGAGATCTTCAAACAATAAGCAGTGCATCTTCTCAGCAACCCAATGAAACAAATAACAACATTCAGAAACCAACAACAATGCCTCCTACAACCAATAAAGTGGTCTCCACAACCACTCCCTCTCTGTCACCGTTAAACGATTCACATTCTCTTCTCGTCCGTACAAAAGCTTCTAAGTGCTCTAAGTCATTATTCTTGGATcattcatcaacaacaacaacttcaCTGCAGCAGAACAAGACttctagtaataataataataataatgacaataGCCACGAACTCGATGAAACCGCCGCCGATCATGTTTTGCTGCCACCGCCGGGGTTGTTGCTTCCGAGCAACGGTGACAACAACAACaccatggtgatgatgatgatggagatgGGTACCAATTCAGAAGAATACAAAGAGATCTCGACAACAGAATTGCTCTTGGATTTTGACGTTGGCGATATTTGCTTGCATTCTCTTCTGAACTCGGATTTCGAGGATATATGCGATTTCGGTTACAACAACAGTAACAGTAACTGCGAGGATCTGTTTGGATTCTCACCGCCGGAGCAGATGCAGCTGGATTCTTCTGATGAAGTTCTAAAGGAAGCCACCGTACCAAGCAACTTCCCTGACGAAACAAATAATATTGTACAAAACATACAGTTTCTGTGA